In Listeria monocytogenes, the following proteins share a genomic window:
- a CDS encoding endonuclease III domain-containing protein, whose protein sequence is MNVNEQKVLVLNNLVKHYGYQDWWEADNRLADWLSMILIQRTTEKNAKQALANLAPYLDLDCLLEMDKAKLEELIYPAGFYKQKSIYIKALAEWFYGHGASLDKFQTYSTEALRKELLGIKGVGEETADAMLLYIFERNVFIADLYARRLFTRFGFGEYTTYAQMRDEFMPIIENIPHKLCKEWHSVIDVHGKHFGKDKSMNEAWLLES, encoded by the coding sequence GTGAATGTAAATGAACAAAAAGTGTTAGTTTTAAATAATTTAGTGAAGCATTATGGTTATCAAGATTGGTGGGAAGCGGATAATCGTCTGGCTGATTGGCTTTCGATGATATTAATCCAACGCACGACAGAGAAAAATGCCAAACAAGCATTAGCGAACCTTGCACCATATTTAGATTTAGATTGCTTACTTGAAATGGATAAAGCGAAATTGGAAGAATTAATCTATCCAGCGGGTTTTTATAAACAAAAAAGTATCTATATTAAAGCACTTGCTGAGTGGTTCTATGGCCACGGTGCTAGTTTAGATAAGTTTCAGACGTATTCAACGGAAGCTTTACGAAAAGAGTTGTTAGGCATAAAGGGCGTCGGGGAAGAAACGGCGGATGCAATGTTGCTGTATATTTTTGAACGGAATGTGTTTATTGCTGACTTATATGCCAGACGACTATTTACTAGGTTTGGTTTTGGTGAATATACAACTTATGCACAAATGCGCGATGAATTTATGCCAATAATAGAAAATATTCCACATAAATTATGTAAAGAATGGCACTCAGTCATTGATGTTCACGGAAAACATTTTGGGAAAGACAAAAGTATGAATGAAGCTTGGCTGCTAGAAAGCTAG
- a CDS encoding Rgg/GadR/MutR family transcriptional regulator has protein sequence MVGYGKTVRDIRTSKGIHQKDLYDNIISKSFAIEFEKGKHDITLTLFEKILKRMNMDLDEFFYIHRELSVSAEKNYLCMNQEHGNIYDLASLELLYSELSKHNGELVEVWKAFVRSRIKLVEHLFKYHEFTVDVITSKDKCTIQKYLFSIDTWTLEELKICANSIYFFEEDLQIQFLNQVIKAIHSYKNYDRARRVLCTLLINTIEMFISRGQLSSANKLIILLDSLCLYNESAFYRNISHFLKGLVKMQNNHIQEGYKQAKKAIQIMNDLRFEEIAYLYEILLDQFIRIKGINIVKS, from the coding sequence ATGGTCGGGTATGGAAAAACAGTGAGAGATATTCGCACTTCTAAAGGAATACATCAAAAAGATTTATACGATAATATCATTTCCAAATCCTTCGCTATCGAATTTGAAAAAGGAAAGCACGACATCACACTAACCTTATTTGAAAAAATTTTAAAACGGATGAATATGGACTTGGACGAGTTCTTTTATATCCATAGAGAATTGTCAGTATCAGCTGAGAAAAATTATTTATGCATGAATCAAGAACACGGAAATATATATGATCTTGCGAGTTTGGAACTATTATATAGCGAGCTTTCTAAACATAATGGCGAATTAGTGGAGGTCTGGAAAGCATTTGTTCGTTCGCGAATTAAATTGGTCGAACATCTCTTTAAATATCATGAATTTACAGTAGACGTCATTACATCTAAAGACAAATGCACGATTCAAAAGTATTTATTTTCGATTGATACGTGGACACTTGAAGAACTTAAGATTTGCGCTAACTCCATCTATTTTTTTGAAGAAGATTTACAAATTCAATTTTTAAACCAGGTCATTAAGGCCATTCACTCTTATAAAAACTACGACCGTGCCAGACGTGTTTTATGCACCCTTTTAATTAATACGATTGAAATGTTTATTTCGCGCGGTCAACTATCCTCTGCTAATAAACTCATCATTCTGTTAGATTCTTTATGCCTTTATAACGAAAGCGCCTTTTACCGGAATATCTCTCATTTTTTAAAAGGGTTAGTAAAAATGCAAAATAATCATATCCAAGAAGGTTATAAGCAAGCAAAAAAAGCCATTCAAATTATGAATGACCTCCGTTTTGAAGAAATTGCTTATTTATATGAAATTTTGTTGGATCAGTTTATCAGGATAAAAGGTATAAATATTGTTAAGAGCTAG
- a CDS encoding helix-turn-helix domain-containing protein, with protein MAKAKYDENFKKSLVALYRRGKTKHSICQEFSVPNSTFGKWIKKFNNDDNIESNEILNILQAQELKKQRALLEEELSILTEAINVFENPPIKN; from the coding sequence ATGGCTAAAGCAAAATATGACGAGAATTTCAAAAAAAGTTTGGTTGCTTTATATCGCAGAGGGAAAACGAAGCATAGTATCTGTCAGGAATTTAGTGTCCCTAATTCAACTTTTGGAAAATGGATAAAAAAATTTAATAATGATGACAATATTGAATCGAACGAAATCTTAAATATCTTGCAAGCGCAGGAACTAAAAAAACAACGGGCCCTATTAGAAGAAGAATTATCTATCTTAACAGAAGCGATTAATGTCTTTGAAAACCCACCAATTAAAAATTGA